From Carassius auratus strain Wakin chromosome 22, ASM336829v1, whole genome shotgun sequence, a single genomic window includes:
- the LOC113040038 gene encoding phospholipid phosphatase 2: MMTDLRKNKLFVLVDVLCVVVASLPFVILNIVSQPYKRGIYCPDESISYPVKDDTITNVTMAVVTITCTIIIISSGEAYLVYSKKIHSNSTFNRYLSAIYKVLGPFLFGGAVSQSLTDMAKYTIGRPRPYFLTICAPKICNGYMATINCTGPKSDVTEARLSFYSGHSSFGMYCMLFLAFYVQARLNAKWARLLRPTIQFFLVAFAVYVGYTRVSDYKHHWSDVLVGLFQGALIAILTVRYVSNFFKVRPYPQCSSPETADSEERKTSLRLPLSEVAHNNHVC, encoded by the exons ATGATGACGGACTTGAGGAAAAATAAACTCTTCGTCCTGGTGGACGTGCTGTGTGTTGTCGTAG CTTCTCTGCCCTTTGTGATATTGAATATTGTGTCCCAGCCATACAAGCGAGGCATCTACTGTCCAGACGAGAGCATTAGTTACCCTGTAAAAGACGACACAATCACCAACGTGACAATGGCTGTAGTCACCATCACCTGCACCATCATCATC ATATCTTCGGGTGAAGCATATCTGGTGTACAGCAAAAAAATTCACTCCAACTCTACCTTTAATCGATATTTGTCAGCCATATATAAGGTGCTGGGTCCCTTCTTGTTTGGGGGAGCCGTCAGCCAATCACTGACAGACATGGCCAAGTACACCATTGGGCGACCACGGCCATATTTCTTAACCATTTGTGCTCCCAAAATCTGCAACGGATACATGGCCACGATCAACTGCACTGGCCCCAAAAGTGATGTAACTGAAGCCCG GTTGTCCTTCTACTCGGGTCACTCCTCATTTGGGATGTATTGCATGCTGTTTCTAGCG TTCTATGTTCAGGCCAGGTTGAATGCAAAATGGGCTCGTCTCCTGAGGCCCACTATCCAGTTCTTCCTGGTGGCCTTCGCGGTGTATGTAGGCTACACTCGTGTGTCTGATTATAAGCACCACTGGAGCGACGTGCTGGTCGGGCTCTTCCAGGGAGCGCTCATTGCAATTCTCACC GTACGATATGTATCAAATTTCTTCAAGGTCCGTCCTTATCCTCAGTGCTCAAGTCCAGAGACAGCGGACAGTGAGGAAAGGAAAACAAGCTTACGTTTACCTTTAAGCGAGGTGGCGCACAATAACCATGTTTGCTAA